The Streptomyces puniciscabiei genomic interval AGGACGAGGAAGTCGGCGAGCGCGGCGACGGCGAACGCGGCGATCCGCAGCAGCACACTGCCCCAGCCGTGCTCGGCCAGACCGAGGGTGCGCGACACGAGTCCGACGGCGGCCGAGGCGAGCGTGGACACGGCGAGCGTGACCAGCACGGCCCCGCCTAGGCCGAGGAGGATGCCGGCGTCCTTGGCCTTGGCCACCACCGGATTCTGCTGCTGGTCCGGCAGCTCCCACACCGCGCGCAGGCAGTCCCGCATCTGGCCGACCCAGCTGATGCCGGTCAACAGCAGCAGGGCGCCCGCGATGACGCCGACGGATCCGGCGTTGTCCACGAGCGAGGTCAGGTCCAGGCGGCTGGAGAGGACGCCCGGGAACTGCTCGGCGATCTTGTGCTCGACGGTCTTCTGCCGGGCCGGGCTGAGCGTGGCGGCGCTGACCGCGGCGACCAGGGTCAGCAGCGGGAACAGCGCCACGAAGCTGATGAACGTCATCGCGGCGGCCAGTCGCGTCCACTTCACCCGGTCCAGCCGTTCGTAGCAGTGCCACGCGTGCGTCTCCGTCAGCCGGGCCACGAGCGGCCCGATGCCGGGGAGTCTCTTCAGCCAGTCCATGATCCGTACCTGCCCCCGACCGCGCGCTCGTAAGACATCCCACTAATCACCCATTGTGTGGAGCGGCCGAATGTTCAGTAACTAATCCCTCATATAGGGACGATACGGTCAGCAGCATGCGACGATCCGACGTCACGGAACACGGTCTCCCCCACTCCCTGCTCGTCCTCGGCGGCACGTCCGACATCGCGCTGGCCACCGCGCGCCGGCTGATCGCCCGCCGCACCCGCACGGTATGGCTGGCGGGCCGCCCCTCACCGGCCCTGGAACAGGCTGCCGAGAGCCTGCGCGCACTCGGCGCGGACACCCGTACCGTCGCCTTCGACGCCCTCGACCCCGAGTCCCACGAGACCGCCCTCGGCAAGGTGTTCGCCGAGGGCGACATCGACCTGGTGCTGCTCGCCTTCGGCATCCTCGGCGACCAGGCCCACGACGAGCGGGACCCGGTACGCGCCGTCCAGGTCGCCCGGACCAACTACACCGGAGCCGTCTCCGCCGGCCTGGTCGCCGGCCGCGCCCTGCAGGCCCAGGGGCACGGCTCCCTCGTGGTCCTCTCCGCCGCCGTCGGCGAGCGGGCCCGCCGCACCGACTTCATCTACGGCTCCAGCAAGGCCGGCCTCGACGCCTTCGCCCAGGGCCTCGGCGACGC includes:
- a CDS encoding SDR family NAD(P)-dependent oxidoreductase; this translates as MRRSDVTEHGLPHSLLVLGGTSDIALATARRLIARRTRTVWLAGRPSPALEQAAESLRALGADTRTVAFDALDPESHETALGKVFAEGDIDLVLLAFGILGDQAHDERDPVRAVQVARTNYTGAVSAGLVAGRALQAQGHGSLVVLSAAVGERARRTDFIYGSSKAGLDAFAQGLGDALHGTGAHVMVVRPGYLRDAGPLSTTPEAVATAIELGLRRRSEVVWVPGALRVVMSALRHTPRALFRRLPV
- a CDS encoding YihY/virulence factor BrkB family protein, producing MDWLKRLPGIGPLVARLTETHAWHCYERLDRVKWTRLAAAMTFISFVALFPLLTLVAAVSAATLSPARQKTVEHKIAEQFPGVLSSRLDLTSLVDNAGSVGVIAGALLLLTGISWVGQMRDCLRAVWELPDQQQNPVVAKAKDAGILLGLGGAVLVTLAVSTLASAAVGLVSRTLGLAEHGWGSVLLRIAAFAVAALADFLVLLYVLTLLPGVEPPRRRLLVAALLGAVGFELLKLLLSGYIQGVAAKSMYGAFGVPVALLLWLNLTAKLALFCASWTATRSKEDRGPRGAADGASGPAAATGG